Genomic window (Lampris incognitus isolate fLamInc1 chromosome 3, fLamInc1.hap2, whole genome shotgun sequence):
acacacacacacacacacacacacgacagcgtTTACATTTGCTACGCTAGCAGCGCTCCAGAGGATAACCGAGGGTAGGACACTACCATCTGCTGTTAGCAAACTTGCTAACCCCCCCGAGAATATTGTCAagttcattttatttgtgtagcccaatttaacaaatttgcctcaaggggctttacagcagcacactaGTAGGACAATATTGTCCAACTAAAAGTTACCACCCCGACTAAATGGCTAAATGAATGCTTTGCAAAGAGTAGAGGAAGCCAGGCAACTCCAGGAGTAAAGATGATTTGTTGTTCGAAATATAACAATCACTATTCAGAATTCACCAAATGCGTTTGTCTGTTTTGTGTGGGTCCCTGCCCATGCCGGAATTGATGGGGATCTGAAGGCGGATAAAACAGCAAAAAGGGCTTTGAAGAGTCGGAGAAATCACATTGAAGTACATATTACTAAGTCAGAAGCTAAAGTGGTGATTAAGGGACACGTCAACAAGTTGTTGCAGAACAAATGGGACAAAGAAAGTAaaggaagattaaaaaaaaagttagttGGGAGTGTAGGGTCTGGAAGACGAAATACGATAGAGAAGAGGGTTATAAGATGGTCATACTGGTCTAAAAAGTTCCCTCTTTGTGATTGGAAAGTATAATAACGGAAAATGTGAATATTGTGGAGAGAAAGAAACAGTGAATCATATATTATTTTATTGCCAGAAATATGACTCAGAGAGAACGGTTTTAAGGAATGCACTAAGAGATTGGAGAGCCATATATCAGTATAATATTCTAAAAAAAACCTTCCGGCGACAAGTGTTGGAATCGCTTAGAATATTTAAGCTCATTAAGAATAATGAATAGAATTTGAGAAATATTAGCATTATCTAtatatcgatcgatcgatcgatctatctatctatctatctatctatctatctatctatctatctatctatctatctatctatctatctatctatctatctatctatctatctatctatctatctatctatgagctcctctacatatctatctatctatctatctatctatctatctatctatctatctatctatctatctatctatctatctatctatctatctatctatctatctatctatcgtctgtttatttatttatttatttatttatctatttatgttAATTTTGTTAATCTTATTTATTTGATAATGTCAATTGTGTTTATTGTTTTGATTGTATATCTTTGCTTGATAAAAGTATTAGGGGGTAGAGCTTTAGTTCACACTCCAGATCAGTGGGTGACGGTAATGCGCCGGAAAGCTGTTTGCCAACATCCAATAACaatcaaaagaaaagaaaaagaaggcgaAAAGGGAGGAGGATGAGAGTAGGaggtaaaaataagaaaaataaacaaataaatgaaaaataataaaaatgaaaacattttaaaaaataaggaggagcaagaggaggagcagaagaataagaagatgaagaagaagaggaagaagacgaagaaaGAAGAATTTGTAACGCTGGCGTCGTAGAGTACGCTGTAGTTTCAAGCAGTATGCCACCTtaattgaaaatgtgaaaaataaaaaagctataaagacTTTAGTACATTTTATTTGCACCCTGAAAGGACTTAAATCGGATGGACTTTGAACCCCCTTGGTCTgtacaaagttgttttttttctgtatgacaattgtatacctctttgttgtaaataaaagtttttggagaaaaaagaaaacactaGTTACATCGCGAACGTTTCAAGTCGAGCCCCGCGTTTCCATGGCAGCGGGATAATTTACGGGTCGATAGAAGGGCCAGTATTTACCGATTCGCGGAAGTCGTTTGAATACTGTCGACATTTACCTTTAAAATGTTGCAGAGCTGGGGGACGTGGCTTGGTTTAGAGAACGAAAACGGTCCGATTACACGGGAAATAAATTCCGCGACTAACGCCACAGAGGACAAAACTTGTGACATAAACAAACAGGTTGCCGCTGGAAGTGTTGGCGAACAAAGTGCTCCACAACCTCGGGTTCTGCAAACAGCCAAAGGTTTCAGTGGTGAGCAAGTAACTTTTCTAGGCCTTGTATTGAAGAAACCAACCTTGATTTCATTTGTTAAGGGTGATAAATAACTGGATGTTTCAGGGGGCGAGGCTCTTTGGCAGTGTTGCTTATTGCCTACTTACTATTGACAAGTTAACGCTAGTTAATGACGTCGCTTGTCCACAGGTTATGTTTATAATTTTGCAGCTAGTGCGTCAAAGAAAATATCCGCATCCGTCGCTGAGACTGCTCAAACCTTTAAGAAAAGCGTGGAGGAAGGGAAGATTGATGGACTCCTTGATAAGGTAAGAAGGTTGCTATGATGttattttttttccaactttaccttttttttattattcgaaAAGATTAGAATAAAACGATTTCCTCCCTCAGACCATTTTGGGGGATTTCCAGAAAGAGCAGGAGAAGTTTGTTCAAGAGAAAAATGCAAAACGAATTGGTGAGTAGCTGCTTTATTTTTGTGTCCAAAGTTGTATGTAGACCTACGGGCGTTATGGAGATGCTGGGTGTTTCAGGTTGGATGTCTCTAGAATAAACATTGAAGTCATTCAGCCTTCAATGGTTCCTCACTCGACGGTAAGTATACAAAGTCATCTAGAAAATTGTGTATGGGTACATTTCAATTCTGATTATTTCTAGATGCTGCTGTGCCACCATGGGTTGGCCATAACGAAGAAGAGACCATACAGCAACAGATTTTAGCTCTATCAGCTGTGAgtgttggacaaaaatattttaCACCAAATAACTGTCTTCAGTAAAGACAAACGAGTCTTTGTTCACTTCTTCTTAATATATCAGGATCTTCCGTTCTCAATTAAAAGTTTAGCTCTTTCCTTGTGATCGTTAACAGGACAAAAGAAATTTTTTGCGAGACCCGCCTGCCGGTGTGCAGTTCCACTTTGACTTTGAGCAAATGTACCCAGTGGCCCTGGTAATGTTGGAGGAAGATGAGCTCCTCAGCAGGATGCGCTTCCATTTAGTTCCCAAACAGTGAGAATTTCAAGTCAAAAAGCACTTTTTTTTGCATCATGTGCAATAGTAAAattctttaaaacaaaaaaaacaaaaaatagtcACTTGATTTTATATATTAGAAAAAGAAGGGATTATCTATTCCACTCGCAAATCATTCCACCATCAAAGACACTATATGTTGTGTTCATTTTAGGGTAAAAGAAGAAACCTTTTGGAAAAATTATTTCTACCGTGTGTCCCTGATAAAACAATCAGCTCAGCTCACTGTTCTTGCAGCACAACAACAGGCTGCTGAgaaaagtgtgagagagaaaaataCTTCCAGTCTTGATGATGATCAGCAAACAGGTATGATACATCCATGTGCAAGTTGTTTGTGACAAAATCTGCTTCATAGCCTTTTTTTGTTTGGACTGTATAAGACTTCTTGTTTCATTAGTCCCGAGATGGTAAATATTGTTTTCTTAATATCTGTTGTAAAGCATTTTATGGATGAAATGTACACTCACAATGCCACTGTGAAAATCTGAATTACATTTCAATTGTGCAATATTGAAAAGATACTACTGTATTACATTTTGCAGAAATAAGACAGAAAATCCCACCAATCATCATCGGTGCCAAAGCTGAGCCTGGTGAGGTGAGATACCTGTTTTGCCCGATACCATATTTGATCCAATCTAATCTGACACTGTAATTTCAGGGTGAAGTACTCTGCTCACTTTGAAAACAGACAAAGATACAAGTAACAATCTGACTCTGTATTTTTCTGCAATGAAAGGATACAGAGGCGATCTCAACCAGTCCAGGTGTGACTGAATTTGTGAGTGATGCCTTTGATTCATGCAACATAAACCAGGAGGACCTACGCAGGGAAATGGAGCAACTGGTGCTGGAAGCGCAGGGCATTGCTAATACAGAGGAGGGTAGGTTCTAAATGCCACCATTTTTGTTTTAAGTCAGTCACTATCAGAGAATACATTACCCGAGTAAATGACTGACTGTTTTTCTCCAGAGGAGATTCCAGACTGGGAGAGGGAGTTGCAGCAAGAGCTTCAGGAGTATGAGGTTGTGGCTGACAGTGAGAACCGTGATGAAAACTTGGACAAAGAGATTGAAGAATTGCTACTGGAGGACAGCTAGATCCCCGCTGCAAGACAAACCCCTTCAGCCTTAACTCTTGAaggacatcaaagaaggttggatcagttcatctggatacgtttattggtagatacgtttcatcattatctctcaataaatgttgtatccagatgaactgattgaaccttctttgattagcttaactggattattgagcatgcatcaagacgtcttGAAAGACATGTTTTGTACTGacatagaaaaataaaaaaaacccttcaaaACAGTTTATATGCACCTGCTATAGAGGTGCATTCCAATTTTGGCCCGAGATTTCAGGACTGTCATAGGGCAAAAAGAGTCAAAGAATATTGTGGCTGAATTTCATTCAATTATGTTGTTTCCCTGCCCCAAGATACATCCTAGGTTAATCTTCAATACACTTGGAGCAAAAAGGAACAGAAAACTGTCATGTGTCCTGTGCCACAAATCTGTATTTTGTCAATGAAAGGGCACATTCTGTTTCAGAAAAATGCATCACAATAATAAACTCATTTGGTTGTACAACTCTAGGCAAAGTCTTCACATCTATAACCAGTCTCATGCATTGGCAGCAGTGCAACTACGTCCTTAACACCAGCAAATTTGTTCTGTGTCTAGTCTGGTTTTTGCTGCATTTGGAATAGTATGTCAGTATTAAACTGATGTTACTGTCTCTTCCAGTTCTTATCTGGAATATTTTGTGTACTATAGGTCATTTATCCTAACACTGAGCCAACTAACTTGTCTTTTAGAAATGGAAGATAATTACTatcttttacctttttttttacatctgtaGACTTATACAGATATAACTGTTCAATTTTGCAGAGTAATGTACTGTATATACATGTCATGAACCAAAGGATTTTAGCTACTGCATATTTTGTGAACATAGTTAACTGACTGAACTAATAGTGTTCAAAGTAATGATCTGTATTTTTTCCTATTCTATTGACATGTAAATGTCAATACTATATGTGAAGATTTCCATATTCACAAACTGCCTTTTTCTTCTATTCCAGATGATAAAAACATTGGATTAAGCCTTTATCTGTTACTTGTGCAATCTAAAATGCAAATATTTTCTTTTGCTGATGTCCTAtttcaggtttgtgtgtgtgtaaataagtaCACTCATGGGTTGTGTGGTACGATGTCAAAGAAAAAAATAAGTTGTGTAACAGACTATCCTATTAGAAGAGCCTATAACTTCTCAGTACTGCTGTGTCACGATGCTGTTTTATTTCTCGTTAAAAATCTTGGGTTACAAAATAAACGATGCCTTTTggaaatatgtaaaaatatgtaaaaataagTCACAATTGGTCATTTCTTCAGCCAACTTTTATTTCAGCAGTTTCACACCCTGCAGTATAGTCTAAGTGCTTTGAAAAGACAGTGCAGAATCACAGGACACAAAGGAGGTTTTTAATAATGCAGATGAGCCAGGACTTGAACATATATACGTGTACATCTTACATATTCATTGCCAACAAGAGTACAGATGACAGCTGCACACCGGGTTACCCTTTACTGCCTTTACCCTTTATCTACTTGCATTGTCTtccattgatttaaaaaaaaaaatcattgcacagaaataaataatatataacaCATGGTAAAATAGGGGAAAAACGAAACAGAAAAAACCTGCCAATTATCAAGTAATGCCATACACTCGCTGCAATGCTGTTAATGCTGAACATTTCACAGTGCACATAGATCAGTGgtaaaaacacaaacagtcacaTTCATAAAACAGAATCCATCATCCTCAGAAAAGTTGCATATGTAACACTGAAGATAAAAGTTAAGATGCAACAGGTTTCAAAAGGCATGAATAGCAAAAGGAAAATGAGCAAGTCTGGGTTGTGTTAAGATCTTTTAATACACAGCATTGTTTCAAACAATAACTGTCCTTATAAAATATACACGCTATGCAAGGTGCTAGACAATGTAAATAGAATATCTACTAATGATGTAGAGTAGTTCAGGAGCTGCATGTCCAGAACAGGCTGTATTTCAGGGATTTGGGTTGGCAATTCAGTCAGGCAGTCTGTCTAGCACCAACAGTAATTTAAGTCAAATGCAATATCCTACCCTCAACAGACCGGTAACAAGTTTATACTGTAAGCCTTTCATCCCATTGTTTTGCAAAACGGTCACAGAAATACTAAATCAGAAAGTAGCAGCCATGGCTAGTTGTCAGTGACCAGGACTTCTTTGCCAGCATAGCTTAAGTATATTGACAGGCTTCCAACTTGGGTTGAAGATAACAACGACATGAAATACAAAGCAAACTTTGCTAACAACCTGggcctttttgcaaaatcgacgTAATCCATAAAATGTCATTTGCAACCCAAATTGGAAAGGAGAGTATTTTTTACAAAAATGAACGCAGCAATGTGACTagctggtttttgtttttttgggatgtgtgtttggaGGCAATTCTATGattcacacaaaaaacaaactgtGATGCGAAACACTGGTTTTAGATATCCCTGCGTTTTAGCCCCCTAACCAAGCTCATTCTGTGTGTTTGGGTCATGCCTAACACACTTAATCATGCTGCTGCAAAACCATGTGCAGAATCCTGCACAAGTATTTTATCCCTCAATCACAGTGAAAGAAATCTGACAAAAACCAGTTTAACAATAAATTCAATTTCAATTTTATTCACCAAAGTGCTTTCATCAAGGAAAAGTCACAGATCtacttaaaaacaaaacaaaaaacgagaAAACAGCATTCCGTTAGGTTTCCACGGTGCACCTGTGATGAGATCGTGCCGTGGTCAAAGCTTTTCCCCCATAAAAGAAACTAACGTCCAATGCAACCCATCAAGTGAGTGATTGTGTCCCTAGCCTGAGGAACCAAAGGGTTGGACAGGCATCAACAGAGCGGCAGTAGACAAATCCTGGACAGACCTCTGTATTCGAAGGAATACTTATCATGTGAAACAGTCTTTACTGTTTCCAGGTCAATACATCTACAGTGGTTTCACTACAGTGCAGGGTAATCCATTACATATCACAGTGAATAAAGTTCAAGTTAAATTTCAAATGACAATTCTCTCGCTTAAAACTAGTTAGTCATCAAACGGTTTAGCTAAAGATGCAACGCTATAGTGCAATGTTAAAGAACAGATGGCAACATAAAAGTTAACTCTTTGGTTTTATCATTGTAATACTTTTGACTTCCCTTTATACGATATGGTGCAGGTCTGACTTAAACAGCGCTTGCTCAGGATTTAGACCACAGTCTGCATTCAGGACTAATTAAAACGTCATTAATCCACATCACAGAACAAAGCCGTCTTATCAACTGACTTCCAGTGGCATCAAAAGCAAGAAGCTCAGTAGACACAGTGTCTTGGTGTTGATTGAAAAAAGCAGTAAACAATTTGATTCTGCTGCATTTCTACCATGTTAAAAGCCTGTGTCAAAGGGTTTGGGTCTGGATATGTTAACACATACAAACTAGACATAGATCATCACTCAGGAAACATCCAAGCAGTGCTACACATTGTGCAAATTTGGGAAAAAGTAGAAAAGAAAATTGTTGCACAGAGATGTAtaagtcactgtgtgtgtgtgtgtgtgtgtgtgtgtgtgtgtgtgtgtgtgtgtgtgtgtgtgtgtgtgtgtgtgtgtgtgtgtgtgtgtgtgtgtgtgtgctaaaggGTTGATATAGGCATACAGGAAAGTACATACAGGAAAGTAGCAGGCAGATGGAGTGTGTGTCAAACAGATGAGGACCATTTTTTTTATGTCAGTCCAATTTCCTCCAGGACACTGCGTGGGGTCTCGGCTTCCTGTGGAGGGAAAGAGGATCCAGAACTCAAGTCAGGGCTCCACAACACCACTAACAGCAGCAGCATCTGTTTCACAAACAAACTCAACGGCAGCTGGAGTTTCCACTCTGTTGTGGAGCTACAGTCTATTACATCCCATTTCAAATGACAATCACATGTCTATAACCTCAATCGTTTGTTGGGACATtggaaactgttgcagtgcagcTGTTCAGACATGGCCGCCTTCGGGTTCGAGGAACAGCAAACCATCCCAGTGTAAACATTTGGTTATAATCAAGACAGAATGAAAACCATTTTTTCTGGTTGGTGTTGGTGGGTTTTTAATTCAAATCCAGAAAATGGCACAACATCCTGATATTTTCAGTGTGTGTgccatatatacatacattatgTATGTCTCTGTGCCGGGTGGGATGGGCTGGGGGCTTGTGAATCGAGCAGATGCAAGCAACATGTTCATTAGTTCATCTTCCAAACTGAGAAAAAGTGTAGTGCTGCTACAATATCTGTAGACTTTGATACTGGGGTAGATATAAAAGTATAAAACAATTCATGACATGCACATGCATATATACTTTAATAAACTATTATTTGACTTGATTTATTGTTGATTTAGTCATGATAATATTCATTATGATCTTAAATCCAACATAATGGCCACTAATGATTAGTGTAGTGCAAAACATGCCAAAAATTTGCAGAATAATTTTGGATCTGGAAAATACACCTGGTGATGATTTTCTTGGGGGGAGGGGATGACAAAGAGAAGCACTTACTTTCGCATCCTAAGACAAGGTTGGGCACAAATTAAAGAGAGGAGCTGAGTGAGACCAGTAGGAACCATTAATTATGGACAGAGGTCAAAAGAGACCACATTTACATAACAATTTCTGAAAGTCCATTTCATTTGCAAAACAAAATCTTAATTTCTAAACCCAGATCTGGCTCCAGGGACACATATTATTCATCCATTACAGACTTTATAGAAATTAATACTTAATGAGTCCCATGTAATTCACAATGAAGGCTGAAAGCAAATGCAGAGGAGCACTAGTCCATCCTATTATTTATTATCATAGTCTTATCTTACATGCCATTTTTCCACATACGGTTCTCCTCCATTCATCCGTCGTAGAGGACAAACATTTCCTACGAAAATACATGCCCGCTTATCCAGTCTGGTGTTTTGCTTTCAGTGTGTACAGTcgaacaaaagttaacttattttttttgtgtggattttccccccctttttctccccaactgtatccggtcaattaccccactcttccgacgcgtcccaattgctgctccaccccttctgccaatccggggagggctgcagactaccacatgcctcctccgatacttgtggagtcgtcagccccttcttttcacttgacagtgaggagtttcgccagggggacgtagcgcatgggaggatcacgctatttcccccagtcccccccgaacaggcgccccaaccgaccagaggaggcgctaatgcagcaaccaggacacatacccacatccggcttcccacccgcagacagggccaattgtgtctgtagggacgcccaaccaagcctgatgtaacacggggattcgagccgacgatccccgtgttggtaggtaatgactgctacaccacccgcaCGCCTGAACAAAAATTAAATTTAACCCGAGAGTATATACATGCAAATGTAGTCTCTGCTAACATGGAAACACAAACACGTGGACATCACAGTCACATcaaagacagagagactgagtGTACTCAGTTGTCCAAGAGTCTTAAACCCATTTATTATTTGCCTAttaacatatccaaaaactactgtTATCTTTTAATTCGGACTTTGTTAGACGGACACAGATTATACAATCACATTTAGACAACATAGTGAAGTGCATCAGTGTTACTCGTTGTGCATTAATCACAACTAATTATAATGTAAGGCTATGTAATCTAAACTGTATGTTAGCGTCCATTATCACAGACACAGAGCCAGACCGCTCAGTACAAACAGCAAACCGTCATACTGTCTTAACATTAACACCTCTTACCTTCAAACT
Coding sequences:
- the LOC130110122 gene encoding synapse-associated protein 1-like isoform X1: MLQSWGTWLGLENENGPITREINSATNATEDKTCDINKQVAAGSVGEQSAPQPRVLQTAKGFSGYVYNFAASASKKISASVAETAQTFKKSVEEGKIDGLLDKTILGDFQKEQEKFVQEKNAKRIDAAVPPWVGHNEEETIQQQILALSADKRNFLRDPPAGVQFHFDFEQMYPVALVMLEEDELLSRMRFHLVPKQVKEETFWKNYFYRVSLIKQSAQLTVLAAQQQAAEKSVREKNTSSLDDDQQTEIRQKIPPIIIGAKAEPGEDTEAISTSPGVTEFVSDAFDSCNINQEDLRREMEQLVLEAQGIANTEEEEIPDWERELQQELQEYEVVADSENRDENLDKEIEELLLEDS
- the LOC130110122 gene encoding synapse-associated protein 1-like isoform X2 — encoded protein: MLQSWGTWLGLENENGPITREINSATNATEDKTCDINKQVAAGSVGEQSAPQPRVLQTAKGFSASASKKISASVAETAQTFKKSVEEGKIDGLLDKTILGDFQKEQEKFVQEKNAKRIDAAVPPWVGHNEEETIQQQILALSADKRNFLRDPPAGVQFHFDFEQMYPVALVMLEEDELLSRMRFHLVPKQVKEETFWKNYFYRVSLIKQSAQLTVLAAQQQAAEKSVREKNTSSLDDDQQTEIRQKIPPIIIGAKAEPGEDTEAISTSPGVTEFVSDAFDSCNINQEDLRREMEQLVLEAQGIANTEEEEIPDWERELQQELQEYEVVADSENRDENLDKEIEELLLEDS